Proteins encoded in a region of the Rutidosis leptorrhynchoides isolate AG116_Rl617_1_P2 chromosome 9, CSIRO_AGI_Rlap_v1, whole genome shotgun sequence genome:
- the LOC139866578 gene encoding uncharacterized protein isoform X1, producing the protein MSSSADHHRHLSQNHHINNISHFIKSTATNISSIFAPNSSVPSKTVSSPHKLLPLTLPQVSLINSNLNTSSDSPEASPASVRSVSPESTSSGFPSTVRISNLSSSGGNGGPAFVGQVFSMCDLSGTGLMAVSTQFDIPFLSNRTPQWLKKMFQAVIKSERNGPVFQFFIDLGDAVSYVKRLSIPSGVVGACRLDLAYEHFKEKPHLFQFIPNERQVKEANQLLKKAPQSTRKKRVEGVPVFTAQNLDIAIATADGIKWYTPYFFNKSMLDDILEDSVDQHFDSLIQSRHLQRRREIIDDNISSDMLDDNTENVWEPPEVQEVMDEIGAPSIPLSIITKAAEIQLLYTVDKILLGNRWLRKATGIQPKFPYVVDSFEKRSAASFQKASMLPHDVLDSETDTENKQLQPFNRNGSSDKESLKEELHPNPFLPKITMVGVATGESGPMSKTTLKKTMDDLTKELESTDYLVNSSGFSEFKYDDERDPLFVANVGDYYSGLSKASSARWVRPRSART; encoded by the exons ATGAGCTCTTCAGCTGACCACCACCGTCATCTCTCTCAAAACCACCACATAAACAATATCTCACACTTTATCAAATCAACGGCCACAAACATCTCATCTATTTTCGCTCCTAATTCTTCAGTTCCATCAAAAACTGTTTCCTCACCGCATAAATTACTTCCTCTAACCCTACCTCAAGTTTCGTTAATCAATTCGAATTTAAATACGTCTTCTGATAGTCCGGAAGCTTCACCGGCGTCGGTCAGGAGTGTGTCGCCGGAGTCAACGAGCTCAGGGTTTCCGTCAACGGTGAGGATATCGAATTTGAGCTCGAGTGGTGGAAATGGTGGACCGGCGTTTGTAGGTCAGGTTTTTAGTATGTGTGATCTTTCAGGGACTGGTCTCATGGCTGTTTCTACTCAGTTTGATATTCCGTTTCTTTCAAATAG AACAccacaatggctcaaaaagatgtttcaagcaGTTATAAAGAGCGAAAGGAATGGCCCTGTATTCCAGTTTTTTATTGATCTAGGAGATGCAG TTTCTTATGTGAAGCGACTGAGTATTCCTAGTGGGGTCGTTGGTGCTTGTCGCCTTGATTTAGCATATGAACATTTCAAG GAAAAACCTCATTTGTTCCAGTTCATTCCAAATGAGAGACAGGTCAAGGAAGCTAACCAACTTTTAAAAAAAGCACCACAAAGCACTCGGAAAAAGAGAGTTGAAGGGGTTCCAGTTTTCACTGCACAAAACTTAGATATTGCAATAGCCACTGCTGACGGAATTAAGTG GTATACTCCGTATTTCTTTAATAAAAGCATGCTAGATGACATTCTTGAGGATTCTGTTGATCAGCATTTTGATTCCCTAATTCAATCGAGACACTTGCAAAGACGTCGAGAGATTATTGATGACAACATATCATCCGACATGCTGGATGACAATACAGAAAATGTTTGGGAACCTCCAGAG GTTCAAGAAGTTATGGATGAAATTGGCGCTCCTTCTATTCCATTAAGTATCATCACCAAAGCTGCAGAGATACAACTTCTGTATACAGTCGATAAAATACTTCTTGGAAACAGGTGGTTGAGGAAAGcaaccggaattcaaccaaaatttCCATATGTGGTTGACTCATTCGAAAAAAG GAGTGCAGCCTCTTTTCAAAAAGCATCGATGTTACCCCATGACGTTTTGGATTCTGAGACAGACACTGAAAACAAACAACTACAGCCTTTTAACAG GAACGGAAGTAGTGATAAAGAAAGCCTGAAAGAAGAGCTACACCCGAACCCGTTTCTTCCGAAGATTACGATGGTTGGTGTGGCAACGGGTGAGTCTGGGCCGATGAGTAAAACGACTCTCAAAAAGACCATGGATGATTTAACGAAGGAACTAGAAAGTACGGATTATCTGGTGAACAGTAGTGGTTTTAGTGAGTTTAAATACGATGATGAAAGAGACCCGCTTTTTGTGGCAAATGTGGGTGATTACTATTCGGGTTTGTCAAAAGCAAGTTCGGCTAGATGGGTTCGACCTCGATCAGCTAGAACTTAA
- the LOC139866578 gene encoding uncharacterized protein isoform X2, which yields MFQAVIKSERNGPVFQFFIDLGDAVSYVKRLSIPSGVVGACRLDLAYEHFKEKPHLFQFIPNERQVKEANQLLKKAPQSTRKKRVEGVPVFTAQNLDIAIATADGIKWYTPYFFNKSMLDDILEDSVDQHFDSLIQSRHLQRRREIIDDNISSDMLDDNTENVWEPPEVQEVMDEIGAPSIPLSIITKAAEIQLLYTVDKILLGNRWLRKATGIQPKFPYVVDSFEKRSAASFQKASMLPHDVLDSETDTENKQLQPFNRNGSSDKESLKEELHPNPFLPKITMVGVATGESGPMSKTTLKKTMDDLTKELESTDYLVNSSGFSEFKYDDERDPLFVANVGDYYSGLSKASSARWVRPRSART from the exons atgtttcaagcaGTTATAAAGAGCGAAAGGAATGGCCCTGTATTCCAGTTTTTTATTGATCTAGGAGATGCAG TTTCTTATGTGAAGCGACTGAGTATTCCTAGTGGGGTCGTTGGTGCTTGTCGCCTTGATTTAGCATATGAACATTTCAAG GAAAAACCTCATTTGTTCCAGTTCATTCCAAATGAGAGACAGGTCAAGGAAGCTAACCAACTTTTAAAAAAAGCACCACAAAGCACTCGGAAAAAGAGAGTTGAAGGGGTTCCAGTTTTCACTGCACAAAACTTAGATATTGCAATAGCCACTGCTGACGGAATTAAGTG GTATACTCCGTATTTCTTTAATAAAAGCATGCTAGATGACATTCTTGAGGATTCTGTTGATCAGCATTTTGATTCCCTAATTCAATCGAGACACTTGCAAAGACGTCGAGAGATTATTGATGACAACATATCATCCGACATGCTGGATGACAATACAGAAAATGTTTGGGAACCTCCAGAG GTTCAAGAAGTTATGGATGAAATTGGCGCTCCTTCTATTCCATTAAGTATCATCACCAAAGCTGCAGAGATACAACTTCTGTATACAGTCGATAAAATACTTCTTGGAAACAGGTGGTTGAGGAAAGcaaccggaattcaaccaaaatttCCATATGTGGTTGACTCATTCGAAAAAAG GAGTGCAGCCTCTTTTCAAAAAGCATCGATGTTACCCCATGACGTTTTGGATTCTGAGACAGACACTGAAAACAAACAACTACAGCCTTTTAACAG GAACGGAAGTAGTGATAAAGAAAGCCTGAAAGAAGAGCTACACCCGAACCCGTTTCTTCCGAAGATTACGATGGTTGGTGTGGCAACGGGTGAGTCTGGGCCGATGAGTAAAACGACTCTCAAAAAGACCATGGATGATTTAACGAAGGAACTAGAAAGTACGGATTATCTGGTGAACAGTAGTGGTTTTAGTGAGTTTAAATACGATGATGAAAGAGACCCGCTTTTTGTGGCAAATGTGGGTGATTACTATTCGGGTTTGTCAAAAGCAAGTTCGGCTAGATGGGTTCGACCTCGATCAGCTAGAACTTAA
- the LOC139869123 gene encoding putative F-box protein At1g67623, giving the protein MGVPTKTKKINNTTSLIEVNSKKRHGKIVHQPDNLPREMLVEILARVASSSFTTLFNAKLSSKDLMEAAQDDYIYQRISINKFPVIHWFPPKEDVVSFLTRCFEKGNPEALFRRGMINYFRRANVESGLELLKSAVAKGHFEATYVYGMILLARGNQSNQQGLNLLNSMKSSTRGWKVQDSRAKIESIVNQIMRIKNPVSLHKVNTECEERDHASHFRRPGWSLDENETMHVFDSVLYASI; this is encoded by the exons ATGGGTGTTCCAACAAAAACCAAGAAAATCAACAACACTACGAGTTTGATTGAAGTTAATAGCAAAAAACGACATGGCAAAATCGTTCATCAACCAGATAACCTTCCGAGAGAGATGCTAGTGGAAATTCTTGCTCGAGTCGCTTCATCTTCATTCACCACTCTTTTTAATGCCAAACTGAG TTCCAAGGATTTAATGGAAGCAGCTCAAGATGATTATATCTATCAACGTATTTCAATCAACAAGTTCCCGGTTATTCATTGGTTTCCACCAAAAGAAGACGTggtttcctttttaactcgttgcTTTGAAAAAGGAAACCCCGAAGCATTATTTAGACGAGGAATGATCAATTACTTCAGGCGAGCTAACGTTGAATCTGGACTTGAGTTGTTAAAGAGTGCAGTGGCGAAAGGACACTTTGAGGCGACGTATGTGTATGGCATGATTCTTCTAGCGCGTGGAAATCAATCGAATCAGCAAGGATTAAATCTTTTGAATTCTATGAAGAGTTCAACAAGAGGTTGGAAAGTGCAAGATTCTAGAGCTAAAATTGAATCCATAGTAAATCAAATAATGCGGATTAAAAATCCGGTTTCGTTACATAAAGTTAACACGGAATGTGAAGAACGAGACCATGCTAGTCACTTTAGGAGGCCAGGTTGGAGTTTAGACGAGAACGAAACA atGCATGTATTTGATTCTGTTTTGTATGCGAGTATTTGA